From one Gadus morhua chromosome 8, gadMor3.0, whole genome shotgun sequence genomic stretch:
- the eif2b3 gene encoding translation initiation factor eIF2B subunit gamma: MELQAVLMAAGGGSRMMDLTYNTPKPMLPVGNKPLMWYPLNLLERVGFEEVIVITTKEVQKMMSTDPKMKLEVKMKLDVVCIPEDTDMGTADALRHIQQKIKTDILVMSCDLITDAALHEVVDLFRAHNATLAMMMSKAHEFTETVPGQKGKKKTAEQRDFVGVDESGKRLLFMANEADLEEGLSIRKSIMRKHPRMHIKTGLVDAHLYCLKKSVVDFLAENKSISSIRGELVPYLVRKQFSKAANSQTTKDEADEQSQKQKDGNVNLDLHILSRDEPLLQLAQAYSCWNDHRGDMSDAYHGGTLRCYVHIMEQGLCYRVNTLAAYIEANRLAPKLFEEPAVHPSAVVSERCLIGSDSIIGAGGQIAEKTSIKRSTIGNSVTVKEKVKVTNSIVMHGVTIEEGCNIQGSVICSNAVVGRGADLKYCLVGNGQRIEPEAERTNEVIVGSDQLMEI, translated from the exons ATGGAGCTCCAAGCTGTGTTGATGGCAGCTGGTGGGGGTTCTCGTATGATGGATCTGACGTACAACACCCCTAAGCCGATGCTGCCAGTGGGCAACAAGCCTCTCATGTGGTACCCACTGAACCTGCTGGAGAGGGTTGGCTTCGAAG AGGTCATCGTGATCACCACCAAGGAGGTGCAGAAGATGATGAGCACGGACCCCAAGATGAAGCTGGAGGTGAAGATGAAGCTGGACGTGGTGTGTATCCCGGAGGACACCGACATGGGAACCGCCGACGCTCTCCGGCACATCCAGCAGAagatcaag acagacatccTGGTGATGAGTTGCGACCTGATCACGGACGCAGCGCTGCACGAGGTGGTGGACCTGTTCCGGGCACACAACGCCACCCTGGCCATGATGATGAGCAAGGCCCACGAGTTCACGGAGACCGTCCCCGGGCAGAAGGGCAAGAAGAAGACCG CCGAACAGAGGGACTTTGTGGGGGTAGATGAATCGGGCAAGAGACTGCTTTTTATGGCCAACGAGGCAGATTTGGAGGAGGGGCTATCGATTAGGAAGTCCATCATGAGGAA ACATCCCCGGATGCACATTAAGACCGGCCTGGTGGACGCCCATCTCTACTGTCTGAAGAAGTCGGTTGTGGACTTCCTGGCTGAGAACAA GTCGATCTCGTCCATCCGCGGCGAGCTGGTGCCCTACCTGGTGCGTAAACAGTTCTCCAAAGCCGCCAACAGCCAAACGACTAAAGACGAGGCAGACGAACAGAGCCAGAAACAAAAAGACGGCAACGTCAACCTTG ATCTGCACATTCTGTCGCGGGACGAGCCGTTGCTGCAGCTGGCCCAGGCCTACTCCTGCTGGAACGACCACCGCGGCGACATGAGCGACGCCTACCACGGCGGGACGCTACGCTGCTACGTGCACATCATGGAGCAGGGCCTGTGCTACCGCGTCAACACGCTGGCCGCCTACATAGAAGCCAACCGGCTG GCCCCCAAGCTGTTTGAGGAGCCTGCGGTCCACCCTTCTGCCGTCGTCTCCGAGAGGTGTCTG ATCGGGTCGGACAGCATCATCGGGGCAGGGGGCCAGATAGCAGAGAAGACCTCCATAAAGAGGTCCACCATCGGCAACTCTGTCACTGTGAAGGAGAAAGTTAAAGTCACCAACTCCATCGTCATGCACGGTGTCACCATAGAAGaagg gtgtaACATCCAGGGCAGTGTGATCTGCAGTAACGCCGTCGTCGGCCGTGGAGCGGATCTCAAGTACTGTCTGGTGGGCAACGGTCAGCGGATAGAGCCGGAAG